The following coding sequences are from one Cenarchaeum symbiosum A window:
- a CDS encoding homoserine kinase (COG0083), translating to MPTDPRKNTAGVVVRAMAKEFGVRGGFDIIIEKGVPAGFGMGSSAASAAAAAAAFDRLMGLGLDQVSLVRLAGKGEKASAGSIHYDNVAASVMGGFVIVREGPIVTRIPPPKRLAICVAIPDMKVPPSKTKVSRGVLPARVGIRESVGNISNAAAMAAGFAAGDPAAIGGAAIDCIAEPARKRLIPGFDRVKSGALRAGALGATISGAGPSVVAFLDGTSRLKKVGAAMSKGFQSAGLGCSIVGCRPCGGVRARRLR from the coding sequence GTGCCCACGGACCCGAGAAAGAACACGGCCGGGGTAGTTGTGCGGGCCATGGCTAAAGAGTTCGGAGTCCGCGGGGGCTTTGATATTATCATAGAAAAGGGGGTGCCCGCGGGTTTTGGGATGGGCAGCAGCGCGGCATCGGCTGCTGCTGCTGCAGCAGCATTTGACAGGCTGATGGGGCTCGGACTCGACCAAGTCTCCCTTGTGCGGCTTGCGGGAAAAGGCGAAAAGGCCAGCGCAGGATCCATCCACTATGACAATGTGGCCGCATCGGTTATGGGCGGCTTTGTCATAGTCAGGGAGGGGCCCATCGTCACGAGGATCCCGCCGCCAAAGAGGCTTGCCATTTGCGTGGCCATACCGGATATGAAAGTCCCGCCAAGCAAGACAAAGGTCTCCAGGGGAGTCCTGCCTGCAAGGGTGGGGATCCGCGAGAGCGTCGGGAACATATCGAATGCTGCTGCAATGGCGGCAGGCTTTGCGGCGGGGGATCCTGCGGCGATAGGGGGGGCCGCCATCGACTGCATAGCAGAGCCCGCGCGAAAGAGGCTGATCCCGGGCTTTGACCGCGTAAAATCGGGCGCGCTCAGGGCGGGAGCGCTGGGTGCTACAATAAGCGGGGCCGGCCCGTCGGTGGTGGCATTTTTGGACGGGACCTCCCGCCTGAAAAAAGTGGGCGCCGCCATGAGCAAGGGCTTCCAGTCTGCCGGCCTGGGCTGCAGCATAGTGGGATGCAGGCCGTGCGGAGGAGTGCGGGCGAGGAGGCTCAGATGA
- a CDS encoding conserved protein implicated in secretion (COG5491): MFRPQGPLKPRVQTAITRLRKQITKLDGMLVKLNDRDEKLFARIVAATQQHDAHAGKVLSNELAEVRKVKKVLGNARISLERIEMRLSTCSDLGDTVMAMMPTMGIMNGMKSSLAKFMPGADQEIGRMSEMLDGLMGDSFSGDGAFGMDVQANEETEKIMAEAAAVAETSVDTKFPQMPQDLDQKSSESSSARFM; encoded by the coding sequence ATGTTCAGGCCGCAGGGACCGCTCAAGCCCCGCGTCCAGACTGCCATCACCAGGCTTAGAAAACAGATAACCAAGCTCGATGGGATGCTAGTCAAGCTCAACGACAGGGACGAGAAGCTCTTTGCCAGGATAGTGGCCGCCACACAGCAGCATGACGCGCATGCGGGCAAGGTGCTCTCGAACGAGCTGGCAGAGGTAAGAAAGGTCAAGAAGGTGCTCGGTAACGCGAGGATCTCGCTTGAGCGCATAGAGATGAGGCTCTCAACGTGCAGCGACCTCGGGGACACCGTGATGGCCATGATGCCGACCATGGGGATCATGAACGGGATGAAGTCATCGCTTGCAAAGTTCATGCCGGGGGCCGACCAGGAGATCGGCCGTATGTCCGAGATGCTCGACGGCCTCATGGGAGACAGCTTCTCCGGCGACGGCGCGTTCGGGATGGACGTGCAGGCAAACGAGGAGACCGAGAAGATAATGGCCGAGGCGGCCGCAGTGGCGGAGACCTCGGTGGACACAAAGTTCCCGCAGATGCCGCAGGATCTCGACCAGAAATCCTCGGAATCATCGTCGGCCCGATTCATGTAG
- a CDS encoding transcription initiation factor TFIIB (COG1405), which translates to MVRQEGARDACQRCGKGKLVTDNESGEMFCAKCGFVMTEKLQESGPEWRSFAHDEHGDRARTGAPTSLTMHDMGLATIINPANRDASGRPLAASMKSTIDRLRTWDNRSQVHEPVDRNYRQAFSELNRLKDKLAISDAVIEKAAYIYRKALDKGLVRGRSISALMASALYAACRDTATPRNLKDVEEAANIKRKDIARCYRLLVKELDLRMPVTDSIQCVARISSHIGIAEKTKRYAVVVLKEAQKHEVSAGKDPMGLAAAALYLSCVKNGEDKTQRDIADAANVTEVTIRNRYKGLKDSLVL; encoded by the coding sequence ATGGTAAGACAGGAAGGGGCACGCGACGCCTGCCAGAGATGCGGCAAGGGCAAACTGGTCACCGACAACGAATCAGGCGAGATGTTCTGTGCAAAGTGCGGCTTCGTCATGACCGAGAAGCTCCAGGAATCCGGCCCCGAATGGCGCTCGTTCGCACACGACGAGCACGGCGACAGGGCCCGCACGGGGGCGCCCACCTCGCTGACAATGCACGACATGGGACTTGCCACGATAATCAACCCCGCCAACAGGGATGCATCCGGCAGGCCCCTGGCGGCATCCATGAAGAGCACGATAGACAGGCTCCGCACGTGGGACAACAGGAGCCAGGTGCACGAGCCCGTCGACAGGAACTACCGGCAGGCGTTCAGCGAGCTCAACAGGCTAAAGGACAAGCTGGCCATATCTGACGCCGTTATCGAAAAGGCCGCCTACATATACAGAAAGGCTCTCGACAAGGGCCTCGTCCGGGGCCGCTCCATCTCGGCGCTGATGGCATCCGCGCTCTATGCAGCATGCAGGGACACGGCCACGCCGCGGAACCTAAAGGATGTAGAGGAGGCGGCCAACATAAAGCGCAAGGACATAGCAAGGTGCTACCGGCTCTTGGTAAAAGAGCTGGACCTGAGGATGCCCGTGACTGATTCCATACAGTGTGTGGCCCGGATATCGAGCCATATCGGCATCGCTGAAAAGACCAAGCGGTACGCGGTGGTTGTGCTCAAGGAGGCGCAAAAGCACGAGGTCTCTGCCGGCAAGGACCCGATGGGGCTGGCAGCAGCTGCACTCTATCTGTCGTGTGTAAAGAACGGCGAGGACAAAACACAGAGGGACATTGCGGATGCGGCCAACGTCACCGAGGTGACGATACGCAACCGCTACAAGGGCCTCAAGGATTCCCTCGTACTCTAG
- a CDS encoding HNH endonuclease, which produces MDAVPSDAEMRRIFLRILTRGPKDNTYKFALARAMLDHCNKHYSYGSDPEMASRIPYEQLAESFLKYYWHQECLFRIKQDFHIEKMPRAVRIVRDIFEHDPAASFGRADAGCKKKAQADILKRVFGHADKKTSFVVPRFQKIGGMEPRESHIFYRYSDDDQELVLYPHTYEFFAKNYGVLFRAVLLEWARFLERINTLPRLVAKIESAMVRRGSLTKYVKIFRDCSHCFYCETELEKGGIHVDHFIPWSYIFDDSVWNLVLSCPGCNISKRDSLAPRRFVGDLIVRNKDYRDRIRELELSLRQLETDRKWETEINNSYKNCHESGFSTWKGPQAAVLK; this is translated from the coding sequence ATGGATGCAGTCCCCTCCGACGCCGAGATGCGGCGCATATTCCTGAGGATACTTACAAGGGGCCCCAAGGATAACACGTACAAGTTCGCGCTGGCAAGGGCCATGCTGGACCACTGCAACAAGCACTACAGCTACGGCTCGGATCCGGAGATGGCCAGCAGGATTCCGTACGAGCAGCTAGCCGAGTCGTTTCTAAAATACTACTGGCATCAGGAATGCCTGTTCAGAATAAAGCAGGATTTTCACATCGAGAAGATGCCCCGGGCCGTCAGGATAGTCAGGGATATCTTTGAGCATGATCCTGCGGCCTCCTTTGGGCGGGCAGACGCCGGATGTAAAAAGAAGGCCCAGGCGGACATACTAAAGAGGGTCTTTGGTCACGCCGACAAAAAGACGTCATTTGTGGTCCCAAGGTTTCAGAAGATCGGCGGCATGGAGCCGCGGGAGAGCCACATATTCTACAGGTACAGCGACGACGACCAGGAGCTGGTCCTGTACCCGCACACATACGAGTTCTTTGCCAAAAACTATGGGGTGCTCTTCAGGGCCGTCCTGCTGGAGTGGGCAAGGTTCCTTGAGAGGATAAACACCCTGCCCAGGCTGGTCGCAAAGATCGAGTCCGCCATGGTCCGCAGGGGATCCCTTACCAAGTATGTAAAGATCTTCAGGGACTGCAGCCACTGCTTTTACTGTGAAACCGAGCTTGAAAAGGGCGGGATACACGTGGACCACTTCATACCCTGGTCCTACATATTCGACGACAGTGTATGGAACCTGGTGCTGAGCTGTCCCGGCTGCAATATATCAAAGAGAGACTCGCTGGCGCCGAGAAGATTTGTCGGCGATCTCATCGTGCGCAATAAGGACTATCGAGACCGGATCAGGGAGTTGGAACTGTCACTGAGGCAGCTCGAGACGGACAGGAAGTGGGAGACCGAGATTAACAACAGCTACAAGAACTGCCACGAATCCGGGTTTTCCACGTGGAAAGGCCCGCAGGCAGCGGTTCTTAAATAA
- a CDS encoding organic radical activating enzyme (COG0602) yields MLNVRLYEIFTSIEGEGVLFGTKTLFVRLAGCPFGCYYCDTEEALPADSGEEHTMEEACRMIDDAIQPNTYKVNFTGGEPLVQHEAVAGMARHVQSSGVPTYLESSCYDADRFRTVIPHIDIVKVEFKTADSAFVEEGQHPRIVRSATECLRAAVDLGRETYIKVVAGEGTKPGPFAELVGGIFSEVSNDDISGFVIQPVTGPGAPTLDALLELHDIVRPYSNKVRVIPQLHKAIGAP; encoded by the coding sequence ATGTTGAATGTAAGGCTCTATGAGATATTCACCTCGATAGAGGGCGAGGGCGTCCTATTCGGCACAAAGACCCTGTTTGTAAGGTTGGCAGGCTGCCCCTTTGGGTGCTATTACTGCGATACGGAAGAAGCGCTGCCGGCGGACTCGGGCGAGGAGCATACGATGGAGGAAGCATGCAGGATGATAGACGATGCCATCCAGCCCAACACCTACAAGGTGAACTTTACCGGCGGGGAGCCGCTGGTCCAGCATGAGGCCGTGGCCGGAATGGCCCGGCATGTACAGTCATCGGGCGTCCCCACGTACCTTGAATCGTCGTGTTATGATGCGGACAGGTTCCGCACGGTCATCCCGCATATCGACATAGTAAAGGTGGAGTTCAAGACGGCCGATTCAGCCTTTGTAGAAGAGGGGCAGCACCCGAGGATCGTCCGCAGCGCCACCGAGTGCCTCAGGGCTGCAGTGGACCTGGGCAGGGAGACGTACATCAAGGTGGTAGCCGGCGAGGGCACAAAACCGGGCCCCTTTGCCGAGCTCGTCGGGGGCATATTCAGCGAGGTCTCGAACGATGACATATCCGGGTTTGTGATACAGCCGGTGACCGGCCCGGGGGCGCCCACCCTTGACGCCCTGCTGGAACTCCACGATATAGTCCGGCCGTACTCTAACAAGGTGCGCGTGATCCCGCAGCTGCACAAGGCGATCGGGGCCCCCTAG
- a CDS encoding 3'-phosphoadenosine 5'-phosphosulfate (PAPS) 3'-phosphatase (COG1218), with protein sequence MITPPVRGGMPELGRALEAAERAGRAVMDVYRTEFEHDTKADGSPVTGADLASNQVIREMLEGSGHRILSEEDADDGSRLGERTLWIVDPLDGTSDFVDRTGEFTVMIALVRDGRPILGVIGWPDGGELYAAQKGAGAFRYSGGRWEGIRASDAGEIGRSKAVGSRHHLSEREKEAMARLGVGSFEGVGSSLKACRIACGEADLYFTYTDKMCEWDSAASSCIVAEAGGDDHRYKRRHDHVQPQRCEASGRDGHEQRRPA encoded by the coding sequence ATGATCACGCCCCCCGTCAGGGGGGGCATGCCGGAACTCGGCCGGGCGCTGGAGGCCGCAGAGAGGGCCGGGCGCGCGGTCATGGATGTATACCGGACCGAGTTTGAGCACGATACAAAGGCCGACGGGTCCCCCGTTACAGGGGCCGACCTGGCAAGCAATCAAGTGATCAGGGAGATGCTGGAGGGCTCGGGGCACCGCATACTCTCCGAGGAGGACGCAGACGACGGGTCAAGACTCGGGGAGAGGACTCTGTGGATAGTGGATCCGCTTGATGGCACATCAGACTTTGTGGACAGGACAGGCGAGTTTACGGTGATGATTGCGCTGGTGCGCGACGGCAGGCCCATTCTCGGCGTGATAGGGTGGCCCGACGGCGGGGAGCTCTATGCAGCACAGAAAGGTGCGGGGGCGTTCAGGTATTCCGGCGGCAGGTGGGAGGGGATCCGCGCCAGCGATGCAGGCGAGATCGGCAGGTCCAAGGCCGTGGGCAGCAGGCACCACCTGTCGGAGAGGGAGAAGGAGGCGATGGCAAGGCTCGGGGTGGGCAGCTTTGAGGGCGTGGGCAGCTCCCTCAAGGCGTGCAGGATAGCGTGCGGCGAGGCCGACTTGTACTTTACGTACACGGACAAAATGTGCGAATGGGACTCTGCCGCGTCAAGCTGCATAGTGGCCGAGGCCGGGGGGGATGATCACCGATACAAAAGGCGACATGATCACGTACAACCACAAAGATGTGAGGCATCAGGACGGGATGGTCATGAGCAACGGCGTCCTGCATGA
- a CDS encoding GTP cyclohydrolase I (COG0302): protein MDTKRVEKLVRELIIELGEDPTREGLRETPARMARMYGEIFGGYESDAELSVQFSEDSDAVVARDIGFYSVCEHHMLPFFGSIHIAYLPDGKVFGVSKLVRLVEKYSRRLQIQERLTRNIADELSSQGVKGVAVVAEAEHLCMKMRGVRSDARLTSSAFRGAYKDADAREGVMAMIRGRMPDPGRMLKN, encoded by the coding sequence ATGGACACAAAGCGGGTCGAGAAGCTGGTCAGGGAGCTCATAATCGAGCTGGGCGAGGACCCAACCCGGGAGGGCCTCCGGGAGACGCCGGCCCGGATGGCCAGGATGTACGGCGAGATATTCGGCGGATACGAATCCGACGCAGAGCTCTCCGTCCAGTTCTCTGAGGATTCAGACGCCGTGGTGGCCCGGGACATCGGGTTCTACTCGGTCTGCGAGCACCACATGCTGCCGTTCTTTGGCAGCATCCACATAGCCTACCTGCCCGACGGGAAGGTATTCGGGGTCTCCAAGCTGGTAAGGCTGGTAGAAAAGTACTCGAGGCGCCTGCAGATACAGGAGCGCCTGACCCGGAACATCGCCGACGAGCTCAGCTCCCAGGGGGTCAAGGGCGTTGCAGTGGTGGCCGAGGCCGAGCATCTCTGCATGAAGATGAGGGGCGTCCGCAGCGACGCCAGGCTGACCTCCAGCGCGTTCAGGGGTGCCTACAAGGATGCCGACGCCCGGGAGGGCGTCATGGCCATGATCCGCGGCAGGATGCCCGATCCGGGCCGCATGCTCAAAAATTAA
- a CDS encoding uncharacterized membrane-associated protein (COG2512), with the protein MAIAEGVGPEGMLFVRIDAAFGMMIRASLFVAGMLIVAAAAPVQSLGLVRGLDLTVYPDGLTHVEALLEADPQQPELAASLFGSSIDNFVATGGSGHLLETRITGDGAVIETLGASSVSLEYDIHDLVSKEGRIWSFSLDAPAAYTLLMPEGTVIVGMSRLPASMDAAGGQSLLSLPEGPVRIDYIFAASAAGPQPVPVEPAADIVLPLAVAAAAAAAAAGGILYMRRRTSRVLAPIPDAPRSYMDPQAIFQIKPDLREDDRAIVSFIFRNGGRAMESEIRKRFLQPRTTMWRALKRLERNGIINIEKRDQQNVVTLTDSLEEEE; encoded by the coding sequence ATGGCCATTGCGGAGGGTGTGGGGCCCGAGGGAATGCTTTTTGTAAGGATTGATGCCGCTTTTGGGATGATGATCAGGGCCTCCCTTTTTGTCGCAGGCATGCTTATCGTAGCCGCGGCAGCGCCAGTCCAGTCGCTCGGCCTGGTCCGGGGCCTGGACCTGACTGTATACCCCGACGGCCTGACGCACGTCGAGGCCCTGCTCGAGGCGGACCCGCAGCAGCCCGAGCTTGCAGCTTCGCTGTTTGGCTCCTCGATAGACAACTTTGTCGCCACCGGAGGTAGCGGGCACCTGCTGGAGACCAGGATAACGGGCGACGGGGCGGTCATCGAGACGCTAGGCGCCTCTTCTGTTTCGCTTGAATATGACATACACGACCTGGTCTCCAAGGAGGGCCGGATCTGGAGCTTTTCGCTTGATGCCCCCGCTGCATACACATTGCTGATGCCGGAGGGCACGGTAATAGTGGGCATGAGCAGACTGCCGGCCAGCATGGATGCGGCAGGCGGGCAGTCCCTGCTCTCCCTGCCGGAGGGGCCAGTTCGGATTGATTACATATTTGCCGCATCCGCGGCCGGCCCCCAGCCTGTGCCCGTGGAGCCCGCGGCGGATATTGTGCTGCCGCTTGCAGTGGCTGCAGCCGCAGCTGCGGCCGCAGCGGGGGGCATACTGTACATGAGGAGGCGCACATCCCGGGTACTGGCACCTATCCCGGATGCGCCGCGCTCCTACATGGACCCGCAGGCCATATTCCAGATCAAGCCCGACCTCCGCGAGGACGACAGGGCGATAGTCTCGTTCATATTCAGAAACGGCGGAAGGGCCATGGAAAGCGAGATAAGGAAGAGGTTCCTGCAGCCGCGCACTACCATGTGGAGGGCGCTCAAGAGACTCGAGAGAAACGGGATAATCAATATAGAGAAGAGGGACCAGCAGAACGTCGTGACGCTGACTGATTCCCTGGAGGAGGAAGAATGA
- a CDS encoding NhaP-type Na /H and K /H antiporter (COG3263): protein MIPVALSLFGVVAEFFESRGLAGEWALPGPLLDVQEAFSAITITDGDIAAAPVLLLAAGVVIFLGVAGEAFFKRTGVPDVAFLMVLGVVLGPVLGIIQPEVVAQIVPYFAAIALIIIMFDGGLNLDLRHMARTAHFAVALSVIGFIVSVAIVAVMAHYIIGWEWMSSIVLGTIVGGSSSVIVFNLVRNISVSEEARSMLSFESAITDILATIIAFIMFEAILSGEFSPELLGETIGRALMVGLVLGLGVGIPWMYVTTKFGNAQHAYMLTLGILFVLFFMANTFGESGALTALVFGLMLGNKQRLSRIFRFKVRMIESDDPTHSQLTFLVRAFFFVFVGLLASFGQIEYAVLGIAATVVIYVSRAGIVRAVLTKRFSKIDRKVTEVMIPRGLAAAVLATLPLTLGLPNAEAYPQIIFFIILASVVITTAGLGSAKKIAPPERVEGGYVKMPDEKGEPEPGGVEGGYVKMSDEKGKDSGKPGA, encoded by the coding sequence ATGATCCCCGTGGCGCTCAGCCTGTTCGGCGTGGTGGCCGAGTTCTTTGAGTCAAGGGGACTTGCCGGGGAATGGGCCCTCCCGGGCCCCCTGCTTGACGTGCAGGAGGCGTTCTCGGCCATAACCATAACCGACGGTGACATAGCGGCGGCCCCCGTGCTGCTGCTGGCCGCCGGCGTGGTCATATTTCTCGGCGTGGCAGGCGAGGCGTTCTTCAAGAGGACCGGCGTGCCAGACGTGGCATTTTTGATGGTGCTCGGCGTGGTGCTGGGGCCTGTCCTTGGCATCATACAGCCCGAGGTGGTGGCCCAGATAGTCCCCTATTTTGCGGCAATAGCGCTCATCATCATAATGTTCGACGGGGGACTCAACCTGGATCTCCGGCACATGGCAAGGACCGCCCACTTTGCAGTAGCGCTCTCCGTAATCGGGTTCATAGTATCGGTGGCGATAGTGGCGGTGATGGCCCACTATATCATAGGGTGGGAGTGGATGAGCAGCATAGTACTGGGAACAATAGTGGGCGGGAGCAGCTCCGTGATAGTCTTCAACCTGGTCCGTAACATAAGCGTCTCCGAGGAGGCCCGGTCCATGCTCAGCTTTGAATCCGCGATCACCGATATCCTGGCCACGATCATAGCGTTCATCATGTTCGAGGCAATACTGTCAGGCGAGTTCAGCCCGGAGCTGCTCGGCGAGACTATAGGCAGGGCCCTCATGGTGGGGCTGGTCCTGGGGCTGGGCGTGGGCATTCCCTGGATGTACGTCACGACAAAGTTTGGCAACGCGCAGCATGCCTACATGCTGACCCTGGGGATACTGTTCGTGCTGTTCTTTATGGCAAATACATTCGGAGAATCGGGCGCCCTGACCGCGCTGGTATTTGGCCTGATGCTGGGCAACAAGCAGAGGCTCTCTAGAATATTCAGGTTCAAGGTGAGGATGATAGAGTCCGACGACCCGACGCACAGCCAGCTGACGTTTCTTGTCCGCGCGTTCTTTTTCGTCTTTGTCGGGCTGCTTGCAAGCTTTGGCCAGATAGAATACGCGGTGCTCGGCATAGCTGCCACCGTGGTGATATATGTCTCGAGGGCGGGCATAGTGAGGGCCGTGCTGACGAAGAGGTTCTCCAAGATAGACAGGAAGGTGACCGAGGTGATGATCCCCCGCGGCCTGGCCGCCGCCGTGCTGGCTACACTTCCGCTAACACTTGGGCTGCCCAACGCAGAGGCCTACCCGCAGATAATCTTCTTTATCATACTGGCTTCTGTGGTAATCACCACGGCGGGCCTCGGCTCTGCAAAAAAGATAGCGCCGCCCGAGCGCGTTGAGGGCGGATACGTCAAGATGCCTGATGAGAAAGGGGAGCCTGAACCGGGCGGCGTCGAGGGAGGCTATGTCAAGATGTCAGATGAGAAAGGGAAAGACAGCGGCAAGCCCGGCGCGTAA
- a CDS encoding adenylylsulfate kinase (COG0529) gives MTGLPCSGKTTIVRELQKDIPNLAMLDGDELREWFSPKDFSKAGRDEHNKRVAHLAKLLLRHGVPSCVSLVSPYKNNRSDARGIVGQGDQFAECYVKCSLAECERRDVKGMYAKARSGEIKGFTGIDDPYEEPENPDLLVDTEREEAGASAEKIRGYLKSKGMI, from the coding sequence ATGACGGGGCTGCCCTGCTCTGGCAAGACCACGATAGTCAGGGAGCTCCAAAAGGACATACCCAACCTGGCCATGCTCGACGGCGATGAGCTGCGTGAGTGGTTCTCCCCCAAGGATTTCTCCAAGGCGGGCCGGGACGAGCACAACAAAAGGGTGGCGCACCTCGCAAAGCTGCTCCTCCGGCACGGCGTCCCGAGCTGCGTCTCGCTGGTGAGCCCCTACAAGAACAACCGCTCCGACGCCAGGGGGATAGTCGGCCAGGGGGACCAGTTCGCGGAATGTTACGTAAAATGCTCTCTCGCAGAGTGCGAGCGGCGCGACGTCAAGGGCATGTACGCCAAGGCCAGGTCCGGCGAGATCAAGGGGTTTACGGGAATCGACGACCCGTACGAAGAGCCCGAGAACCCCGACCTGCTTGTGGATACCGAGCGCGAGGAGGCTGGCGCATCTGCTGAAAAGATCAGGGGCTATCTCAAATCTAAAGGCATGATATGA
- a CDS encoding transcription initiation factor TFIIB (COG1405), whose protein sequence is MVRTSSLSEKCQRCGKGSMLTDNDTGEMFCSKCGFVATERAEQAGPEWRSFSKDDGQDRTRTGTPTSLAMHDMGLATIINPANKDATGRPLTASMKSTIERLRTWDSRSQVHEPVDRNYRQAFSELDRLKDKLALSDAVIEKTAYIYRKALDKGLVRGRSILALIAAALYAACRNTETPRTLTDVANGINIKRKDVARCYRLLLRELDLKMPVIDPIKGMSRIASKAGLSEKTKRKAHEYLKEANRIEVSAGKDPMGLAAAALYLACVIIGENKTQKDVAQAAGVTEVTIRNRYKGLKEALKL, encoded by the coding sequence ATGGTCCGGACATCGTCTTTAAGTGAAAAGTGCCAGAGATGCGGCAAGGGATCCATGCTCACCGACAACGACACGGGGGAGATGTTCTGCTCCAAGTGCGGCTTTGTGGCCACCGAGAGGGCGGAGCAGGCGGGCCCCGAGTGGAGGTCGTTCTCAAAGGACGACGGGCAGGACCGCACGAGGACCGGGACGCCCACCTCGCTGGCGATGCACGACATGGGGCTTGCCACCATAATCAACCCCGCCAACAAGGACGCCACCGGCAGGCCGCTTACCGCCTCGATGAAGAGCACCATCGAGAGGCTCCGCACATGGGACAGCAGGAGCCAGGTGCACGAGCCCGTCGACAGGAACTACCGGCAGGCGTTCAGCGAGCTGGACAGGCTCAAGGACAAGCTGGCGCTCTCCGACGCGGTCATAGAAAAGACCGCCTACATATACAGAAAGGCGCTCGACAAGGGCCTCGTCCGGGGCCGCTCCATACTTGCGCTGATAGCGGCCGCCCTCTATGCGGCCTGCAGGAACACGGAGACGCCGAGGACGCTGACGGACGTGGCCAACGGGATCAACATAAAGCGCAAGGACGTGGCGCGGTGCTATCGGCTGCTGCTCAGGGAGCTCGACCTCAAGATGCCGGTGATCGACCCAATCAAGGGGATGTCAAGGATTGCAAGCAAGGCGGGACTCTCCGAAAAGACCAAGCGAAAGGCGCACGAATATCTCAAGGAGGCAAACCGGATCGAGGTCTCCGCCGGAAAGGACCCCATGGGGCTGGCGGCGGCGGCGCTCTATCTTGCGTGTGTAATAATCGGCGAGAACAAGACGCAAAAGGACGTCGCCCAGGCGGCCGGCGTCACGGAGGTTACGATACGCAACCGATACAAGGGGCTCAAGGAGGCCCTCAAACTATAG
- a CDS encoding PP-loop superfamily ATPase (COG0603): MKAVVVFSGGIDSLCMCAHLRKKYRLYGITFLYGQRARRESRAARRCAEIAGLKEHRTAKMEFMGDLYGGSNVLTDSRRRIPASFEGSIVVPVRNAVFLSVAAAWAYSIGAALVAYGAHTGDGNYPDCRPAFAKRMESALNLGEADAINKGTRKALYIWSPYREGLSKADLLKTGHDAFGDEIFQAWSCYADGKKHCGKCESCSNRKAAFAKAGIDDATAYAA; encoded by the coding sequence ATGAAGGCGGTCGTGGTGTTCAGCGGGGGGATAGACTCGCTGTGCATGTGCGCGCACCTGCGTAAAAAGTACAGGCTGTACGGGATAACGTTCCTGTACGGGCAGCGCGCCCGCCGCGAAAGCAGGGCCGCGCGCAGGTGCGCCGAGATAGCCGGCCTCAAGGAGCACAGGACTGCCAAGATGGAGTTCATGGGGGATCTCTACGGGGGCAGCAACGTGCTGACGGATTCACGGAGGAGGATCCCCGCGTCGTTTGAGGGCTCGATCGTGGTCCCCGTCAGAAACGCAGTATTTTTGTCAGTGGCTGCAGCTTGGGCGTACTCGATAGGGGCTGCCTTGGTGGCATACGGCGCACACACGGGCGATGGGAACTATCCGGACTGCCGGCCCGCCTTTGCAAAAAGGATGGAGTCTGCGCTCAACCTGGGCGAGGCCGACGCAATAAACAAAGGAACGCGAAAGGCGCTCTACATTTGGAGCCCCTACCGCGAGGGGCTCTCAAAGGCGGACCTGCTAAAGACCGGGCACGATGCGTTTGGCGATGAGATATTTCAAGCGTGGAGCTGTTACGCGGACGGGAAAAAACACTGCGGAAAGTGCGAGTCCTGCTCCAACAGAAAGGCGGCATTTGCAAAGGCAGGCATAGATGATGCCACCGCGTATGCGGCCTAG